CCGCCTCCGATCAGACCGTAGTTAATCACTGTATTCCCGAAATCTTCAAGACCCAATGTATCAGTACCATCTAATGCAGCTACTGAGTTCTCGATAGGAGCAATTTCACGAGCAACAGATGTTGACATCTCGTGAGCAGCAAAGCGCTGTTGAGACATACCCAATGAAGCAATAAGCAACGCTGGAATAGTTAAGTAGATTTTTTTCATTATTAATTTGTTAAGGTTATTGTTTGAGGCGCTGAAAATAAATAAAAATCAAGTGCTATACGTTCGAAACTTACGTTTTCAATTCATTTTTTCCCAAAGAACGTCCTTAAGCTCCTGAATTCCCTTTTGAGTTGCAGACGAAATATAAACCGTTGGCACATCCAGATCGATACTTTCTTTCAGCTCTGTTTCCAATTCCTCATCCAGCAGGTCACATTTAGTGATAGCAAGAACACGCTGCTTGTCCAATAATTCGGGGTTGAACTGCTCTAATTCGTTAAGCAGAACATGGTACTCCGTTTTCACATCATTCGCATCTGCTGGAACCATGAAAAGCAAGATTGAATTCCGTTCTATATGACGGAGGAATCTCAATCCCAGACCTTTGCCTTCGTGCGCTCCTTCAATAATACCGGGTATATCTGCCATCACAAACGAACTGTGTCCTCGGTAATCAACGATTCCGAGATTGGGAACCAATGTTGTGAACGGATAGTTGGCTATTTCAGGTTTGGCTGCTGAAACAACGGAAAGCAATGTTGATTTTCCGGCATTTGGAAATCCGACCAAGCCAACATCAGCCAACACTTTGAGCTCGAGTGTCTTCCACTCTTCTTTCCCTGGTTCGCCCGGTTGTGCATAACGTGGCGTTTGATTCGTTGGAGATTTGAAGTGAGTATTTCCCCATCCACCTTTACCGCCTTCGGTCAGGATTTCCCGCTGACCATGTTCGATGATCTCAAAAAGTACTTGGTCTGTTTCGGCATCTTTCACCACCGTTCCAAGCGGAACGTAGATAATTTCGTCCTTGCCTTGTGCACCAGTCGCTTCAGACTTACCTCCTGATTTACCGTCAGTGGCAATGATGTGCTTCTTATAACGGAGATGAAGCAATGTCCAAAGTTGCGTATTGCCCTCAATGATCACGTGTCCACCGCGACCTCCATCACCACCATCTGGTCCACCCTGCGTAATGCTACGTGACCGAAACAAGTGCTTAGAGCCTGCACCACCTTTTCCACTTCTACAGCAGATTCGTACGTGGTCAATGAAATTGTTCTTCATGATAAAAAAGAAAGGAGAACCAAAGATATGGTTCTCCTTCAGGTTCGTTTATAACTAAGGCCTAGCCTTTATCTACCGCATCGCAGATACGGGCAAAAATTTCTTCTATTGAACCGATTCCATCAACCAAACGCAATTTCCCTTGGGCCTTGTAATATTCTGCCACAGGTGCTGTCTGTCTGTTGTAATTGGCAATTCGATTCTTGATTATTTCAGGATCCGCATCATCTGCTCTTCCGGAAACTTCTGCTCTTTTAAGGAGTCGGGTTTTCAATTCATCCTCCGCAACGTTTAGCGCTACCATCAACGAAATGGAGTCTCCCTTGGCTTCCAAAAACTTATCTAAAGCTGCTGCTTGTGCATTTGTTCTTGGAAATCCGTCATAGATGACTCCTTTGGCATCTGGATGTTTTAAAACTTCGTTTTCCAATATCTTGATCGTCACATCATCTGGAACCAGATCACCTTTATCTGAATAGCTTTTCGCCAACTTGGCCAGATCTGATGCTGGGTCCAGTGCCCTAAAAACATCTCCTGTAGAAATATGGACCAAACCATAATGGTTGATCAACTTTTCCGACTGGGTCCCTTTTCCAGCCCCTGGAGGGCCGAACAATACTACATTCAACATGCCGCTTAACTATTTGGTTTGATCTGATAAACTGAGGGAAGGTTTCGCCCTAGACCATCATAGTCTAAGCCATAACCTACCACAAATCTGTCTGGTATTTCAATGCCGATAAAATCTATCGGGTAATTGCCTTGAAACGCGTCTGGCTTGTACAAAAGCGTGCAAATGCTGACCGATTGAGCACCAGCATCCATCATCTTTTGTTTTATCTCACCCATTGTTTTTCCTGTATCAACAATGTCTTCTACAAGAATCACATCTCTTCCCTCCACATCCGTTCCGATCGGCATCAGTTCTTTCACCTCTCCAGTGCTTGCCGTGCCCCTATACGAACTGACCCGTAAAAAACTCACTTCGCAGTTTACATCAACTTTCTTGATAAGGTCGGAGGCAAACATGAATGCGCCATTCAAAACAACCACAAAAAGTGGTGTTTTTTGATGGTATCTATGATTGATTCTAACGGCAAGGTCGTCCACGATTACGCCTAACTCCTGTTCGGAGAGATAAGGCATAAACTCAAGATCGTGAAGTTTAACTGTGTCAGCCATGGATAAGGCGCGCAAAGGTAGTTACCAATATCCAATGGCGCGAAGCTTTCTAAGGGCTACTTTTGCGACATGAGTTACAGACCAAAGACCAAGCTTGGAATTTTGGGTGGCGGACAGCTTGGCCGTATGCTTATTCAGGAGACGATCAATCTTGATGTGGATGTTCACGTTCTGGATCCAGACCCAGATGCACCTTGCCGAGATATTGCACATTCATTCACAAACGGAAGTTTCAATGATTACGAAACCGTGCTTGCGTTCGGAAAAGGGATGGATGTGCTCACGATTGAAATCGAGCATGTGAATGTGGAAGCGCTGGAAGAGTTGGAAAAACAGGGAGTGAAAGTATACCCAGAGCCGAATGTGATCCGTCTGATTCAAGATAAAGGCGCGCAAAAAGAGTTCTACGATAAGCATGGAATTCCAACATCCGATTATCGATTGATCGGAGAAAACGATGCTGAAAATCACAGCGATTTCTTCCCTGTTTTTCAGAAACTCAGAAAAGGTGGCTATGATGGAAAAGGCGTTCAATCGCTGAAAACGGCTGCTGATCTTTCCAAAGCTTTCTCAGAACCATCTGTTCTTGAAAAAGCCGTTGATCTTGAAAAAGAACTCTCAGTGATTGTGGCGAGAAATGCAGCTGGAGAAGTAAAAACATTCCCAACCGTTGAGTTGGAATTCAACCCAATAGCCAATTTGGTGGAGTTCCTTTTCAGTCCGGCCAATGTGAGCGATGAAGTAGAGAAAACCTCACAGAAAATTGCTAAAACCATTGCCGAGAAATTGCAGATCGTTGGTCTTTTGGCCGTGGAACTTTTCCTCGATAAAGAGGGAAATGTACTGGTGAATGAGATTGCGCCACGCCCACACAACAGCGGTCATCAGAGTATTGAAGGCAATTACACTTCGCAATTCATGCAGCATGTTCGAGCAATTCTCAACATCAGCCTTGGAAATACGGAAATTGTAAAGCCATCGGTAATGGTCAATCTTTTGGGCGAAGACGGTTTTTCGGGCGAAGCCCAATACGAAGGCTTAGAAGATGTGCTTGCCCTGA
The DNA window shown above is from Flavobacteriales bacterium and carries:
- the obgE gene encoding GTPase ObgE translates to MMKNNFIDHVRICCRSGKGGAGSKHLFRSRSITQGGPDGGDGGRGGHVIIEGNTQLWTLLHLRYKKHIIATDGKSGGKSEATGAQGKDEIIYVPLGTVVKDAETDQVLFEIIEHGQREILTEGGKGGWGNTHFKSPTNQTPRYAQPGEPGKEEWKTLELKVLADVGLVGFPNAGKSTLLSVVSAAKPEIANYPFTTLVPNLGIVDYRGHSSFVMADIPGIIEGAHEGKGLGLRFLRHIERNSILLFMVPADANDVKTEYHVLLNELEQFNPELLDKQRVLAITKCDLLDEELETELKESIDLDVPTVYISSATQKGIQELKDVLWEKMN
- a CDS encoding 5-(carboxyamino)imidazole ribonucleotide synthase; the encoded protein is MSYRPKTKLGILGGGQLGRMLIQETINLDVDVHVLDPDPDAPCRDIAHSFTNGSFNDYETVLAFGKGMDVLTIEIEHVNVEALEELEKQGVKVYPEPNVIRLIQDKGAQKEFYDKHGIPTSDYRLIGENDAENHSDFFPVFQKLRKGGYDGKGVQSLKTAADLSKAFSEPSVLEKAVDLEKELSVIVARNAAGEVKTFPTVELEFNPIANLVEFLFSPANVSDEVEKTSQKIAKTIAEKLQIVGLLAVELFLDKEGNVLVNEIAPRPHNSGHQSIEGNYTSQFMQHVRAILNISLGNTEIVKPSVMVNLLGEDGFSGEAQYEGLEDVLALKGVNVHLYGKRFTKPFRKMGHVTVIAETLEEAKTTAKKVQQTLKVKA